One window of Vibrio atlanticus genomic DNA carries:
- a CDS encoding alpha-amylase family glycosyl hydrolase, with protein sequence MVNNRLNHNNKDLNVKLSLSNTALAVTAILLAGCQSAPESVQEPTAYQCQTNTNADVNDLRIYQVMVESFVSGDDSIGHGTGYGTSHHNGDIQGIIDSLDYIESLGMNGIWLTPIFNSEPIGNQDHWADRLDATGYFATDYFNIDPRFGTMEEAKTLVEEAHARGLYVFFDGVFGHHKKNVVPSPTGKLPQGEDNPVSYPESLAFYQEVAEYWIKELKIDGWRLDQAYQVPKEAWSQIRETVDTASSQVEYVNSEGKTVNPLGYMVAEIWAGENRIIETGYGSNEAPALCSAFDFPMRYRLTETFAVNEAGVGNKGGEWLAEGMSLHSLYPDHAKPNLMIGNHDLVRFGDLLQRGDIASPQDKEYWQRYKAAFSFQAAYTGPITTYYGDEIGDQLEGFADKVWTDDCAINGLCDDHVARTSGKVEGVTAQLNAHEKDLKQYVTNLMKLRETHPALSQGKRTNLMANDVAYVDHKAYEGDAVVYAVNVTNKEQTIKLTKEKAGSIADLKDIESKQSISAIDGHYSIVLSPFEARFLSITQPSEKGPIAAILATGNEVGQGFMAQCDNPTITAEGPISSPLYVVGNFADSGWKHVDQREFEYKGDNTYQVVTTEKPGSYRMQYASKAWSPQFTADGLNLKLGQLNSLIKGGYGQDTAITIRNAGQYVWSLQFDDAGQPLKIMASKCAE encoded by the coding sequence ATGGTGAATAATAGGTTAAATCATAATAATAAGGACCTTAACGTGAAACTTTCTCTATCCAATACCGCGTTGGCCGTTACCGCCATCCTACTTGCAGGTTGCCAATCTGCACCTGAATCAGTTCAAGAACCAACAGCATACCAATGCCAAACGAATACGAATGCCGACGTGAATGACTTGAGGATCTATCAAGTAATGGTCGAAAGCTTTGTCAGTGGCGATGACTCAATTGGTCATGGGACAGGCTACGGAACCAGTCACCATAACGGAGACATCCAAGGTATTATCGACTCACTTGATTACATTGAATCTCTTGGCATGAACGGCATTTGGCTAACCCCAATCTTTAATTCAGAGCCTATCGGAAACCAAGACCACTGGGCCGATAGACTGGATGCAACCGGTTATTTTGCCACCGATTATTTCAATATCGATCCGAGATTCGGCACGATGGAAGAAGCTAAAACCTTAGTTGAAGAAGCGCATGCTCGAGGGCTTTATGTCTTCTTTGATGGCGTATTTGGCCACCACAAAAAAAACGTAGTGCCGTCACCAACAGGTAAGCTGCCCCAAGGAGAGGATAATCCAGTCTCATACCCTGAGAGCCTAGCCTTCTATCAAGAAGTTGCCGAGTATTGGATCAAAGAGCTCAAAATTGATGGTTGGCGCTTAGATCAAGCTTATCAAGTGCCAAAAGAAGCTTGGAGTCAAATCAGAGAAACGGTAGACACCGCATCTTCTCAAGTCGAATACGTAAACAGCGAAGGTAAAACCGTGAACCCTCTGGGTTATATGGTCGCGGAAATTTGGGCAGGTGAGAACCGCATTATTGAAACAGGCTACGGTTCAAATGAAGCACCAGCCTTATGTTCTGCGTTTGATTTCCCGATGCGCTACCGCCTGACGGAAACCTTTGCTGTAAACGAAGCTGGCGTGGGGAACAAAGGTGGAGAGTGGCTTGCAGAAGGCATGTCTTTACATTCGTTATACCCAGACCACGCGAAGCCAAATTTAATGATCGGTAACCATGACCTTGTGCGCTTTGGTGACTTATTACAGCGCGGTGATATCGCTTCTCCGCAAGACAAAGAGTATTGGCAGCGCTATAAAGCGGCATTTTCATTCCAAGCAGCTTATACCGGCCCAATTACAACCTACTATGGAGACGAGATTGGCGATCAGCTAGAAGGTTTTGCAGACAAAGTATGGACTGATGACTGTGCTATTAATGGTCTGTGTGATGATCACGTAGCCCGTACTAGCGGTAAAGTAGAAGGTGTCACAGCCCAACTCAATGCGCACGAAAAAGACTTAAAGCAATACGTGACAAACTTGATGAAACTGAGAGAAACGCACCCCGCTCTATCACAAGGTAAACGTACAAACCTGATGGCCAATGATGTTGCCTATGTCGATCACAAAGCCTATGAAGGCGATGCTGTTGTCTACGCAGTGAACGTTACCAACAAAGAACAAACCATAAAACTAACCAAAGAAAAAGCAGGCTCCATAGCTGATCTGAAGGATATTGAATCCAAGCAATCGATCTCAGCTATTGATGGCCACTACTCTATCGTCCTAAGCCCATTTGAAGCTCGTTTCTTGTCGATAACACAGCCAAGTGAAAAAGGGCCAATTGCGGCGATACTAGCGACAGGAAATGAAGTTGGACAAGGCTTCATGGCTCAATGTGACAATCCAACAATAACAGCTGAAGGCCCTATTTCGAGCCCACTTTATGTGGTTGGCAACTTTGCTGATTCAGGTTGGAAACACGTGGATCAACGAGAGTTTGAATATAAAGGTGACAACACTTACCAAGTCGTCACCACTGAAAAACCGGGCAGTTATCGCATGCAATATGCATCCAAGGCTTGGTCACCTCAGTTCACAGCGGATGGGCTTAACCTAAAGTTAGGACAGCTTAACTCGTTAATTAAAGGTGGTTACGGGCAAGATACCGCTATCACCATTCGGAATGCTGGGCAGTATGTTTGGAGCTTACAATTCGATGATGCGGGGCAACCACTGAAAATTATGGCTTCCAAATGTGCTGAATAG
- a CDS encoding SGNH/GDSL hydrolase family protein, with amino-acid sequence MEDKQLLAALQQHPVLDLYQLFQEVGQNRSLYALLERLSSLKEHHQLSTRLSPFKPHIEGLLAQFDSTTPDSDILKAVALQSEIQQRGHSMSRYIMTSDNHRHFSPNADLVMFGDSITEWAPWADIFRDVSMVNRGLAGDTTTGMLRRIDTTLNVNPKLVCFMAGINDLAQGYNVDHIYRNYIDMLEVWQENDIRILVQSTLYVGSKLQGLNPSVELLNSKISEYCSQQGIAFLDVNSVLSPNKLLSNEYSCDDLHLNAKAYQAWAEVLQPTIAELLK; translated from the coding sequence ATGGAAGACAAGCAATTACTTGCCGCGCTGCAGCAACACCCTGTTCTCGATCTCTATCAGTTATTCCAAGAAGTTGGTCAAAACCGCTCTCTGTATGCATTACTAGAGAGGTTATCTTCCCTTAAAGAACACCACCAACTGAGCACTCGTCTTAGCCCTTTTAAGCCTCACATCGAAGGGTTGCTGGCTCAATTTGATAGCACTACACCGGACAGTGATATTCTCAAAGCGGTTGCTCTTCAGTCTGAGATTCAGCAACGAGGCCACAGTATGAGTCGTTACATCATGACATCGGACAATCACCGCCATTTTTCCCCAAATGCAGACCTAGTGATGTTTGGTGATTCGATCACCGAGTGGGCCCCGTGGGCGGATATCTTTCGCGATGTTTCGATGGTCAATCGTGGCCTAGCGGGTGACACCACAACTGGTATGTTGCGACGTATTGATACCACGTTGAATGTGAATCCAAAGCTAGTGTGTTTTATGGCGGGAATTAACGATCTTGCACAAGGTTACAACGTTGATCATATCTACCGGAACTACATTGATATGCTTGAAGTGTGGCAAGAAAACGATATTCGAATTTTGGTGCAATCAACGCTTTATGTTGGCTCTAAACTGCAAGGTTTGAACCCATCGGTTGAACTGCTCAATAGCAAGATAAGCGAGTACTGTTCTCAGCAAGGCATTGCGTTCTTAGATGTGAATTCTGTGTTGTCACCGAATAAGCTTTTGTCGAATGAGTACTCTTGTGATGACTTACACTTGAATGCGAAGGCTTACCAAGCTTGGGCTGAGGTGCTTCAACCTACGATAGCTGAGTTACTAAAATAA
- a CDS encoding RNA methyltransferase has translation MNKSHVTIGLTNPKSPTNVGAVMRAAGCYQVDEVKYTGQRYDKAAKFHTDTKSATRTIPLTGVESFLDSLNSETKIVCVELAEGATPLPRFKHPENAIYIFGPEDGSISQDVADRADHVVYVPTVGCMNLAATVNVLLYDRLAKSDEMDESNELIKKSRDNRNHLQVKQG, from the coding sequence ATGAACAAAAGCCATGTGACTATTGGTTTAACTAACCCAAAGAGCCCGACAAACGTTGGCGCGGTTATGCGTGCGGCGGGTTGCTACCAAGTCGACGAAGTTAAATACACAGGGCAACGCTACGACAAGGCTGCAAAATTTCACACCGATACCAAGAGTGCAACGCGCACTATCCCGCTTACTGGTGTCGAGTCGTTTTTAGATAGCCTTAATTCAGAAACTAAGATCGTATGTGTGGAGTTGGCTGAAGGTGCCACACCACTGCCACGTTTTAAACACCCAGAGAACGCTATCTATATCTTTGGCCCTGAAGATGGTTCTATTTCTCAAGATGTCGCTGACCGAGCTGACCATGTTGTTTATGTACCAACTGTTGGTTGCATGAATCTAGCAGCAACAGTGAATGTGCTACTTTATGATCGCCTTGCTAAGTCAGATGAAATGGACGAGAGCAACGAGCTGATCAAGAAAAGCCGCGATAACCGTAATCACCTGCAAGTGAAGCAAGGGTAG